From a region of the Acidimicrobiales bacterium genome:
- a CDS encoding ABC transporter permease gives MTAFVLRRLAGLVPLLLVLSVAVFLLVYLVPGDPAVTIAGGEAATPERVREVREELGLDQPFVVQYVDWLGDAVRLDFGHSLYSGRAVGDELRHRLPITASLVLGALVFALAVGIPLGALGGTRPGSRTDTAVTTLASAAIAMPSFWLAMILIVFFGLELSWFPVRGYVPFGESPVEWLRHLVLPSVALGTLMAATLARQLRGALADVLDADYVRTAHAKGLAPFRVVGKHALKNAAMPAVTVLGLQVGYLFGGTVIVEQIFAIQGVGTYMVTAISGQDVPIIQGGIMMLAVFVVLANLAVDIAYGFLNPKVRVA, from the coding sequence ATGACCGCCTTCGTGCTCCGCCGCCTCGCCGGGCTGGTGCCGCTCCTGCTGGTGCTGAGCGTCGCCGTGTTCCTCCTGGTGTACCTCGTGCCCGGCGATCCGGCGGTCACGATCGCCGGGGGCGAGGCGGCGACGCCGGAGCGGGTCCGGGAGGTGCGGGAGGAGCTCGGCCTCGACCAGCCGTTCGTCGTGCAGTACGTCGACTGGCTGGGCGACGCCGTCCGGCTCGACTTCGGCCACTCCCTCTACAGCGGGCGGGCGGTCGGCGACGAGCTGCGCCACCGCCTGCCGATCACGGCCAGCCTGGTGCTCGGCGCGCTGGTGTTCGCGCTGGCGGTCGGCATCCCCCTGGGGGCGCTGGGCGGCACCCGGCCGGGCTCGAGGACCGATACCGCGGTCACCACGCTGGCCAGCGCCGCCATCGCCATGCCGAGCTTCTGGCTGGCGATGATCCTGATCGTCTTCTTCGGGCTGGAGCTGTCGTGGTTCCCGGTCCGCGGCTACGTGCCGTTCGGCGAGTCGCCGGTCGAGTGGCTGCGCCACCTCGTGCTGCCGTCGGTCGCCCTGGGCACGCTGATGGCCGCCACCCTCGCCCGCCAGCTGCGGGGTGCGCTGGCCGACGTGCTCGACGCCGACTACGTGCGCACCGCCCACGCCAAGGGCCTGGCGCCGTTCCGGGTGGTCGGGAAGCACGCGCTCAAGAACGCGGCGATGCCGGCGGTCACCGTGCTGGGCCTGCAGGTGGGCTACCTGTTCGGCGGGACGGTGATCGTCGAGCAGATCTTCGCCATCCAGGGCGTCGGCACCTACATGGTCACCGCCATCTCGGGCCAGGACGTCCCGATCATCCAGGGCGGGATCATGATGCTGGCCGTCTTCGTGGTGCTGGCCAACCTGGCGGTCGACATCGCCTACGGCTTCCTCAACCCGAAGGTGCGGGTGGCGTGA
- a CDS encoding ABC transporter substrate-binding protein, producing MSTTRALRLLFVMVLAIAVAACGGDDDDGGSASGGGSGGDGDDDAFDPDGVLRYGAPLDGSGISGHLAPYASTSVCDTLVLAPIYDTLTHKNPLTGELEPGLAESWEVVDEQTVELTLRADVTFHDGTPFDAAAVKAGLERNAAEDSAQTAASLAILDGVEAVDESTVRITLNAPAAGSLPLILSGREGMIVAPGADDADTAPVGAGPFRLTGQQPGETLSLERFDDYWNVDEVRLAGVEILGTEAGPPTVNALLGDAIDMSTVSADLLAGLEGNPGIEIAEQGSETYYKLNWNLAEPPFDSLEFRQAVNHAVDRQAVLDAVFEGRGSVAWSPFPETSYGYDPDVEGAYEYDPDRARDLLEESGVTDPSFTAFTPPTPLFVRFGEVIQAQLAEVGIDMSFEQSTDIVQDYFTDKKQPATVILWPPRPDPADTLGIQFTPGSFNNVGNYTNDELTDLVSQVRATSDQGEREPLLQEAVSLVVDEALDLPVVFAPLLHAHSADVGGEVVQNENCQGLDFTKLQMGSG from the coding sequence ATGTCCACCACGCGCGCCCTGCGCCTGCTCTTCGTGATGGTGTTGGCCATCGCTGTCGCAGCCTGCGGAGGCGATGACGACGACGGCGGAAGTGCTTCGGGAGGGGGCTCCGGAGGGGACGGCGACGACGACGCCTTCGACCCCGACGGCGTGCTGCGCTACGGCGCACCACTCGACGGGTCGGGCATCAGCGGCCACCTCGCCCCGTACGCCAGCACCTCGGTGTGCGACACCCTCGTGCTGGCGCCCATCTACGACACGCTGACCCACAAGAACCCGCTCACCGGCGAGCTCGAACCGGGCCTCGCCGAGAGCTGGGAGGTGGTCGACGAGCAGACCGTGGAGCTCACGCTGCGCGCCGACGTCACGTTCCACGACGGCACGCCGTTCGACGCCGCGGCCGTCAAAGCGGGCCTCGAGCGCAACGCGGCCGAGGACTCGGCGCAGACCGCGGCGTCGCTCGCCATCCTCGACGGCGTCGAGGCGGTGGACGAGTCGACCGTGCGGATCACGCTGAACGCCCCGGCGGCCGGGTCGCTGCCGCTGATCCTGTCGGGCCGGGAGGGGATGATCGTGGCCCCGGGCGCCGACGACGCCGACACCGCCCCCGTGGGCGCCGGGCCGTTCCGCCTCACCGGGCAGCAGCCGGGCGAGACGCTCAGCCTCGAGCGCTTCGACGACTACTGGAACGTCGACGAGGTGCGCCTGGCCGGCGTCGAGATCCTCGGCACCGAGGCCGGACCGCCGACGGTCAACGCCCTGCTGGGCGACGCGATCGACATGTCCACCGTGAGCGCCGACCTGCTCGCCGGCCTGGAGGGGAACCCCGGCATCGAGATCGCCGAGCAGGGGTCGGAGACCTACTACAAGCTCAACTGGAACCTGGCCGAGCCGCCGTTCGACAGCCTGGAGTTCCGCCAGGCCGTGAACCACGCCGTCGACCGCCAGGCCGTGCTCGACGCGGTGTTCGAGGGCCGGGGCTCGGTGGCGTGGAGCCCGTTCCCCGAGACCTCGTACGGCTACGACCCCGACGTCGAGGGCGCCTACGAGTACGACCCCGACCGGGCCCGGGACCTCCTCGAGGAGTCGGGCGTGACCGACCCGTCGTTCACCGCCTTCACCCCGCCCACGCCGCTGTTCGTGCGCTTCGGCGAGGTCATCCAGGCCCAGCTGGCCGAGGTCGGCATCGACATGTCGTTCGAGCAGAGCACGGACATCGTGCAGGACTACTTCACCGACAAGAAGCAGCCGGCCACGGTGATCCTGTGGCCGCCGCGGCCCGACCCGGCCGACACGCTCGGCATCCAGTTCACGCCGGGCAGCTTCAACAACGTCGGCAACTACACGAACGACGAGCTGACCGACCTGGTGTCGCAAGTGCGGGCCACGTCCGACCAGGGCGAGCGCGAGCCGCTCCTGCAGGAGGCCGTGTCGCTGGTGGTCGACGAGGCGCTCGACCTGCCGGTGGTGTTCGCACCGCTGCTCCACGCGCACTCGGCCGACGTCGGCGGCGAGGTGGTCCAGAACGAGAACTGCCAGGGCCTCGACTTCACCAAGCTGCAGATGGGCTCGGGCTGA